From one Papio anubis isolate 15944 chromosome 12, Panubis1.0, whole genome shotgun sequence genomic stretch:
- the CABP4 gene encoding calcium-binding protein 4 isoform X3, whose protein sequence is MATEQARGQHGPDPATGPQKPPAGVVTPKSDAEEPPLTRKRSKKERGLRGSRKRTGSSGEQSGPEAPGSSNNPPRTGEGPVGAPPASPGPASSRQSHRHRPDSRHDAAQRTYGPLLNRVFGKDRELGPEELDELQAAFEEFDTDHDGYISHRELGDCMRTLGYMPTEMELLEVSQHIKMRMGGRVDFEEFVELIGPKLREETAHMLGVRELRIAFREFDRDRDGRITVAELREAVPALLGEPLAGPELDEMLREVDLNGDGTVDFDEFVMMLSRH, encoded by the exons ATGGCCACAGAGCAGGCAAGGGGGCAGCATGGCCCAGACCCGGCCACTGGCCCTCAGAAGCCCCCTGCAGGGGTTGTGACTCCCAAGAGTGATGCAGAGGAGCCCCCGCTGACCAGGAAGAGGAGCAAGAAGGAGAGGGGGCTCCGAGGGTCTCGAAAGCGCACTGGCAGCTCTGGGGAGCAGTCAGGCCCCGAGGCCCCGGGGAGCAGCAATAACCCTCCGAGGACTGGAGAGGGCCCAGTGGGGGCACCCCCTGCATCCCCTGGGCCGGCCTCTTCTCGCCAGTCCCACCGACATCGTCCTGACTCCCGGCATGACGCTGCTCAGAGGACATACGGGCCCCTGCTCAATCGAGTCTTCGGGAAG GACCGTGAGCTGGGCCCCGAGGAGCTAGACG AACTTCAGGCCGCCTTTGAGGAGTTTGACACTGACCATGACGGCTACATCAGCCACCGGGAACTGGGTGACTGCATGCGGACCCTGGGCTACATGCCCACCGAGATGGAGCTCCTGGAGGTCTCGCAGCACATCAAGATGCGCA TGGGTGGCCGTGTGGACTTTGAGGAGTTTGTAGAACTGATAGGCCCAAAGCTGAGGGAGGAGACGGCGCATATGCTGGGGGTGCGAGAGCTGCGCATCGCCTTCCGAGAG TTTGACAGGGACAGGGATGGACGAATTACGGTAGCGGAGCTGCGGGAGGCTGTACCGGCTCTGCTCGGGGAGCCGCTGGCGGGTCCTGAGCTGGACGAGATGCTCCGAGAAGTGGACCTCAATGGGGATGGCACCGTAGACTTTGACG AGTTTGTGATGATGCTTTCCCGCCACTGA
- the CABP4 gene encoding calcium-binding protein 4 isoform X1: MGDSCDIVCLQVSRLLSPTLAAAEQARGQHGPDPATGPQKPPAGVVTPKSDAEEPPLTRKRSKKERGLRGSRKRTGSSGEQSGPEAPGSSNNPPRTGEGPVGAPPASPGPASSRQSHRHRPDSRHDAAQRTYGPLLNRVFGKDRELGPEELDELQAAFEEFDTDHDGYISHRELGDCMRTLGYMPTEMELLEVSQHIKMRMGGRVDFEEFVELIGPKLREETAHMLGVRELRIAFREFDRDRDGRITVAELREAVPALLGEPLAGPELDEMLREVDLNGDGTVDFDGESPSQKTLPSFQGPG; the protein is encoded by the exons AGCAGGCAAGGGGGCAGCATGGCCCAGACCCGGCCACTGGCCCTCAGAAGCCCCCTGCAGGGGTTGTGACTCCCAAGAGTGATGCAGAGGAGCCCCCGCTGACCAGGAAGAGGAGCAAGAAGGAGAGGGGGCTCCGAGGGTCTCGAAAGCGCACTGGCAGCTCTGGGGAGCAGTCAGGCCCCGAGGCCCCGGGGAGCAGCAATAACCCTCCGAGGACTGGAGAGGGCCCAGTGGGGGCACCCCCTGCATCCCCTGGGCCGGCCTCTTCTCGCCAGTCCCACCGACATCGTCCTGACTCCCGGCATGACGCTGCTCAGAGGACATACGGGCCCCTGCTCAATCGAGTCTTCGGGAAG GACCGTGAGCTGGGCCCCGAGGAGCTAGACG AACTTCAGGCCGCCTTTGAGGAGTTTGACACTGACCATGACGGCTACATCAGCCACCGGGAACTGGGTGACTGCATGCGGACCCTGGGCTACATGCCCACCGAGATGGAGCTCCTGGAGGTCTCGCAGCACATCAAGATGCGCA TGGGTGGCCGTGTGGACTTTGAGGAGTTTGTAGAACTGATAGGCCCAAAGCTGAGGGAGGAGACGGCGCATATGCTGGGGGTGCGAGAGCTGCGCATCGCCTTCCGAGAG TTTGACAGGGACAGGGATGGACGAATTACGGTAGCGGAGCTGCGGGAGGCTGTACCGGCTCTGCTCGGGGAGCCGCTGGCGGGTCCTGAGCTGGACGAGATGCTCCGAGAAGTGGACCTCAATGGGGATGGCACCGTAGACTTTGACGGTGAGTCTCCTTCCCAGAAAACCCTCCCGTCCTTCCAGGGCCCAGGCTGA
- the CABP4 gene encoding calcium-binding protein 4 isoform X2 encodes MGDSCDIVCLQVSRLLSPTLAAAEQARGQHGPDPATGPQKPPAGVVTPKSDAEEPPLTRKRSKKERGLRGSRKRTGSSGEQSGPEAPGSSNNPPRTGEGPVGAPPASPGPASSRQSHRHRPDSRHDAAQRTYGPLLNRVFGKDRELGPEELDELQAAFEEFDTDHDGYISHRELGDCMRTLGYMPTEMELLEVSQHIKMRMGGRVDFEEFVELIGPKLREETAHMLGVRELRIAFREFDRDRDGRITVAELREAVPALLGEPLAGPELDEMLREVDLNGDGTVDFDEFVMMLSRH; translated from the exons AGCAGGCAAGGGGGCAGCATGGCCCAGACCCGGCCACTGGCCCTCAGAAGCCCCCTGCAGGGGTTGTGACTCCCAAGAGTGATGCAGAGGAGCCCCCGCTGACCAGGAAGAGGAGCAAGAAGGAGAGGGGGCTCCGAGGGTCTCGAAAGCGCACTGGCAGCTCTGGGGAGCAGTCAGGCCCCGAGGCCCCGGGGAGCAGCAATAACCCTCCGAGGACTGGAGAGGGCCCAGTGGGGGCACCCCCTGCATCCCCTGGGCCGGCCTCTTCTCGCCAGTCCCACCGACATCGTCCTGACTCCCGGCATGACGCTGCTCAGAGGACATACGGGCCCCTGCTCAATCGAGTCTTCGGGAAG GACCGTGAGCTGGGCCCCGAGGAGCTAGACG AACTTCAGGCCGCCTTTGAGGAGTTTGACACTGACCATGACGGCTACATCAGCCACCGGGAACTGGGTGACTGCATGCGGACCCTGGGCTACATGCCCACCGAGATGGAGCTCCTGGAGGTCTCGCAGCACATCAAGATGCGCA TGGGTGGCCGTGTGGACTTTGAGGAGTTTGTAGAACTGATAGGCCCAAAGCTGAGGGAGGAGACGGCGCATATGCTGGGGGTGCGAGAGCTGCGCATCGCCTTCCGAGAG TTTGACAGGGACAGGGATGGACGAATTACGGTAGCGGAGCTGCGGGAGGCTGTACCGGCTCTGCTCGGGGAGCCGCTGGCGGGTCCTGAGCTGGACGAGATGCTCCGAGAAGTGGACCTCAATGGGGATGGCACCGTAGACTTTGACG AGTTTGTGATGATGCTTTCCCGCCACTGA